One genomic window of Corallococcus caeni includes the following:
- a CDS encoding serine/threonine protein kinase: protein MALEAGDTFGRYELVSWLGRGGMAETWLAQLVGAAGVTKSVLIKKVLPEYADDEAFISMFISEARISATLSHGNVAQVFDFGQVEGEYFLAMEFVDGKPLDKVLKRAMRSGMPALPIPVAVFIAMEMCRGLHYAHTRTDSSGKPLGIVHRDISPDNVLLSYEGQVKIVDFGIAKAQLLRNFKTAPGVVKGKYLFFSPEQARGEDVDARTDVWATGVVLYELLCGRLPVDGPPHVVMMKIAHGKIPPLNQVRPDLPEALNRIVLKALSPDPAQRYASSHAFGDALAEFLYANHPRFSSLSLAHLLRVLFRGDLLNEGRELAVPEDFLEELKAWRQPVAQERIPTVPHVRALKTPRQATAAVIVTREFHEEAPALPTAEVSPVRRSRAPWVGLALGGAALLALGGGAWWTRSRNAPAAIVSAPRAPVQEPARDTAPDAGEKMPEPPPPPPPVDDGWNETQVGKLLADVYRMGKSNKDLPRAAKLVQTCVDALPDNADCRLAAGLTYERLRAFDKSALHYQTFLERAPATDIRRSAVSDRLAALPLRKPLEPTPASEAELESSRSAVLVHLTRGQLKEALDAATQCVTRLPREPECHLLQGDVLARMNQVSKSARSYERFLAFAPEDHPLRPSVLRKLVELRAAGP, encoded by the coding sequence ATGGCGCTCGAGGCGGGGGACACCTTCGGAAGGTATGAGCTGGTGTCCTGGCTGGGCCGGGGCGGCATGGCGGAGACGTGGCTCGCGCAGCTGGTGGGGGCCGCGGGCGTCACCAAGTCCGTGCTCATCAAGAAGGTCCTGCCCGAGTACGCGGACGACGAGGCCTTCATCTCCATGTTCATCAGCGAGGCGCGCATCTCCGCCACGCTGTCGCACGGCAACGTCGCGCAGGTCTTCGACTTCGGACAGGTGGAGGGCGAGTACTTCCTCGCCATGGAGTTCGTCGACGGCAAGCCGCTCGACAAGGTGCTCAAGCGCGCGATGCGCAGCGGGATGCCCGCCCTGCCCATCCCCGTCGCCGTCTTCATCGCGATGGAGATGTGCCGGGGGCTGCACTACGCGCACACGCGCACGGACAGCAGCGGGAAGCCTTTGGGCATCGTCCACCGGGACATCTCTCCGGACAACGTGCTGCTGAGCTACGAGGGCCAGGTCAAGATCGTCGACTTCGGCATCGCCAAGGCGCAGCTGCTGCGCAACTTCAAGACGGCGCCGGGCGTGGTGAAGGGCAAGTACCTCTTCTTCTCTCCGGAGCAGGCGCGCGGGGAGGACGTGGACGCGCGCACGGACGTCTGGGCCACCGGCGTCGTGCTGTATGAGTTGCTCTGCGGCCGGCTGCCCGTGGATGGCCCGCCCCATGTGGTGATGATGAAGATTGCCCATGGGAAGATTCCACCGCTGAACCAGGTGCGGCCGGACCTGCCGGAGGCCCTCAACCGCATCGTCCTCAAGGCGTTGAGCCCGGACCCGGCGCAGCGTTACGCCTCCAGCCACGCGTTCGGGGATGCCCTGGCGGAGTTCCTGTATGCGAACCATCCCCGCTTCTCGTCCCTGAGCCTCGCGCACCTGCTGCGGGTGCTGTTCCGCGGCGACCTGCTGAACGAAGGCCGGGAGCTGGCGGTTCCAGAGGACTTCCTGGAGGAGCTCAAGGCCTGGCGCCAGCCCGTGGCGCAGGAGCGGATCCCCACGGTCCCCCACGTCCGGGCCCTGAAGACGCCTCGCCAGGCCACCGCGGCGGTCATCGTCACGCGCGAATTCCACGAGGAGGCGCCCGCGCTGCCCACGGCCGAGGTGTCGCCGGTCCGCCGCTCCCGCGCGCCCTGGGTGGGGCTCGCGCTGGGCGGCGCGGCGCTGCTCGCGCTGGGCGGTGGCGCCTGGTGGACCCGGTCCCGGAACGCGCCGGCGGCCATCGTGAGCGCGCCGCGAGCGCCGGTTCAGGAGCCGGCCCGGGACACGGCCCCGGATGCCGGAGAGAAGATGCCCGAGCCGCCACCACCGCCTCCGCCTGTGGACGATGGGTGGAATGAAACGCAGGTGGGCAAGCTGCTCGCGGACGTGTATCGCATGGGCAAGAGCAACAAGGACCTGCCCCGGGCCGCGAAGCTGGTCCAGACCTGTGTGGACGCGCTGCCTGACAACGCGGACTGCCGGCTGGCCGCGGGCCTCACCTACGAACGGCTCCGGGCCTTCGACAAGAGCGCGCTCCACTACCAGACCTTCCTGGAGCGCGCGCCCGCCACGGACATCCGGCGGAGCGCGGTCTCGGACCGACTGGCGGCCCTGCCGCTGCGCAAGCCGCTGGAGCCCACACCCGCCAGCGAGGCGGAGCTGGAGTCCTCGCGGAGCGCCGTCCTGGTGCACCTGACCCGGGGCCAGCTGAAGGAAGCGCTCGACGCCGCCACTCAATGCGTCACGCGTCTGCCCCGCGAGCCGGAGTGTCACCTGTTGCAGGGGGACGTCCTGGCGAGGATGAACCAGGTCTCGAAGAGCGCGCGAAGCTATGAGCGCTTCCTGGCGTTCGCGCCCGAGGACCATCCCCTGCGCCCCTCCGTCCTGCGCAAGCTCGTCGAGCTGCGGGCGGCAGGCCCCTAG
- a CDS encoding glycoside hydrolase family protein, translating to MTRSPRLSVALSLAFLLLPLMACDPAAGAQSQTDDPKPTVTKSAKRGLGYGHHSAEDLKALSPGMSWWYNWSPRPEAGAASVYVSENVSFVPMAWGGTPTVAQLESEIPAGARYLLGFNEPNFKSQANKTPRQAAALWPVLEEVARRKGLKLVSPAVNYCGDCVSEDGVTFTDPVVYLDAFFKACANCQVDAIAIHWYACDLSALKWYVGQFKKYNKPLWLTEFACGDRPHDEITVAVQKQYMVDAIGYLETEPAIERYAWFSGRNNEIPSINLLGASGELTELGHLYVTLAAGAAKPSP from the coding sequence ATGACCCGCTCCCCCCGGCTCTCCGTCGCGCTGTCCCTGGCCTTCCTGCTGTTGCCTCTCATGGCGTGCGACCCGGCGGCCGGGGCGCAATCCCAGACAGACGACCCGAAGCCCACCGTGACGAAGAGCGCGAAGCGGGGCCTCGGGTATGGCCATCACTCGGCGGAGGACCTGAAGGCGCTCTCCCCCGGGATGAGCTGGTGGTACAACTGGTCGCCCCGCCCGGAGGCCGGCGCCGCCAGCGTCTACGTCTCCGAGAACGTCTCCTTCGTGCCCATGGCCTGGGGCGGCACGCCCACGGTGGCCCAGCTCGAGTCCGAGATTCCGGCGGGCGCGCGATACCTGCTGGGGTTCAACGAGCCCAACTTCAAATCCCAGGCGAACAAGACGCCCCGCCAGGCCGCGGCGCTGTGGCCCGTGCTGGAGGAGGTGGCCCGCCGCAAGGGGCTCAAGCTGGTGTCCCCGGCGGTGAACTACTGCGGCGACTGCGTGTCGGAGGACGGCGTCACCTTCACCGACCCGGTGGTGTACCTGGATGCCTTCTTCAAGGCCTGCGCGAACTGCCAGGTGGATGCCATCGCCATCCACTGGTACGCGTGCGACCTGAGCGCGCTCAAGTGGTACGTGGGGCAGTTCAAGAAGTACAACAAACCCCTCTGGCTGACGGAGTTCGCGTGCGGCGACCGGCCCCATGACGAAATCACCGTGGCCGTGCAGAAGCAGTACATGGTGGATGCCATTGGCTATCTGGAGACGGAGCCCGCCATCGAGCGCTACGCGTGGTTCTCCGGACGCAACAACGAAATCCCCTCCATCAACCTGCTGGGCGCCTCCGGGGAGCTGACGGAGCTGGGCCACCTGTACGTCACGCTGGCCGCCGGCGCCGCGAAGCCATCCCCCTGA
- a CDS encoding serine/threonine protein kinase: MALQAGDVFGRYELVSWLGRGGMAETWRAQLVGDAGVTKPVLIKKVLPEYANDEAFISMFISEARISATLSHGNVAQVFDFGRVDGEYFLAMEFVDGQPLHRVLKRAMKSELAALPIPVAVFIAMEMCRGLHYAHTRTDSRGQPLGIVHRDISPDNVLLGYEGQVKIVDFGIAKAQLIRGFKTAPGVVKGKYLFFSPEQARGEDVDARTDVWATGVVLYELLCGKLPVEGPPHVVMMRVARGEIPAPSVLRPDLPKELNDIVMKALAPDREQRFESSHAFGDALAGFLYSNFPRFSAMTIAHLLRVLFRGDLAQEGRELSVPGSFLEELKAWREQATPEEPATPVPVTQRQTRRLRPVTPPPVTATTEPRSIVPSPGTPRSLVYGVSAGGLLAVGASLWLLLDAHSSGSTEGAPPPTPIRAPAPVVEPSPPPTADNPQFTRGTASKSPRGDSPDSLKPRPAIVATPPLSAQEAAKEHPGQEANDETRASAATIERSIDEIKVRVLNLVKSGDPTTALEVAQDCAARAPRVPECHLMLGVVYSKLKDFKRSEQSYEKFLTLTPEGYPKRDLVIKALSKMREGHPPPASPQD, encoded by the coding sequence ATGGCACTCCAAGCGGGCGACGTCTTCGGTCGGTATGAGTTGGTGTCCTGGCTCGGCCGGGGCGGCATGGCGGAGACGTGGCGTGCCCAGCTGGTAGGCGACGCGGGCGTCACCAAGCCCGTGCTCATCAAGAAGGTCCTGCCCGAGTACGCCAACGACGAGGCCTTCATCTCCATGTTCATCAGCGAGGCGCGCATCTCCGCCACGCTGTCCCATGGCAACGTGGCCCAGGTCTTCGACTTCGGCCGGGTGGATGGTGAGTATTTCCTGGCCATGGAGTTCGTGGACGGCCAGCCGCTCCACCGCGTCCTCAAGCGCGCGATGAAGAGTGAGCTGGCCGCGCTGCCCATTCCCGTCGCCGTCTTCATCGCGATGGAGATGTGCCGGGGCCTGCACTACGCGCACACGCGCACGGACAGCCGTGGCCAGCCGCTGGGCATCGTCCACCGCGACATCTCGCCGGACAACGTGCTGCTGGGCTACGAGGGGCAGGTCAAGATCGTCGACTTCGGCATCGCGAAGGCCCAGCTCATCCGGGGCTTCAAGACAGCGCCGGGCGTGGTGAAGGGCAAGTACCTCTTCTTCTCCCCGGAGCAGGCACGCGGGGAGGACGTGGATGCGCGCACGGACGTCTGGGCCACGGGGGTCGTGCTGTATGAGTTGCTCTGCGGCAAGCTGCCGGTGGAGGGGCCGCCCCACGTGGTGATGATGCGCGTGGCGCGCGGGGAGATTCCCGCGCCGAGCGTGCTCCGGCCGGACCTTCCGAAGGAATTGAATGACATCGTGATGAAGGCGCTGGCGCCGGACCGGGAGCAGCGCTTTGAATCCAGCCATGCCTTCGGGGACGCGCTGGCGGGGTTCCTGTATTCGAACTTCCCGCGCTTCTCCGCCATGACCATCGCGCACCTGCTGCGCGTGCTGTTCCGCGGAGACCTGGCGCAGGAGGGCCGCGAGCTGTCCGTGCCGGGTTCCTTCCTGGAGGAGCTGAAGGCCTGGCGCGAGCAGGCCACGCCCGAGGAGCCCGCCACCCCGGTTCCCGTCACCCAGCGTCAGACCCGGCGCCTCCGGCCGGTCACCCCACCGCCGGTCACCGCGACGACAGAGCCGCGGTCCATCGTGCCCTCCCCTGGAACCCCACGTTCGCTGGTCTACGGCGTGAGCGCGGGAGGACTGCTGGCCGTGGGTGCGAGCCTGTGGCTGCTGCTGGATGCGCATTCGTCCGGGAGCACCGAGGGAGCCCCACCGCCCACGCCCATTCGTGCACCCGCGCCTGTCGTGGAGCCCTCGCCGCCGCCAACAGCCGACAATCCACAGTTCACGCGAGGCACGGCGTCGAAGTCGCCGAGGGGGGACTCACCTGACTCCTTGAAGCCCCGTCCTGCCATCGTGGCCACCCCACCATTGTCCGCCCAGGAGGCCGCCAAGGAACATCCAGGCCAGGAAGCAAATGACGAGACAAGGGCATCAGCAGCGACCATTGAGCGATCAATCGACGAAATCAAGGTGCGGGTCCTGAATCTCGTCAAGTCAGGCGATCCCACAACAGCCCTTGAAGTCGCTCAAGATTGCGCAGCCAGGGCGCCCAGGGTTCCTGAATGCCATCTCATGCTCGGCGTCGTCTACTCCAAGCTCAAGGACTTCAAGAGGAGCGAGCAGTCCTACGAAAAATTCCTGACGCTCACGCCTGAAGGCTATCCCAAACGAGACCTCGTCATCAAAGCCTTGAGCAAGATGCGGGAAGGACACCCACCTCCCGCCAGCCCTCAAGACTGA
- a CDS encoding protein kinase domain-containing protein, with product MELQAGDTFGRYELVSWLGRGGMAETWRAQLMGAAGVTKSVLIKKVLPEYADDEAFISMFISEARISATLSHGNVAQVFDFGQVEDEYFLAMEFVDGKPLDKVLKRALKAGLGALPIPVAVFIAMEMCRGLHYAHTRTDGSGKPLGIVHRDISPDNVLISYEGQVKIVDFGIAKAQLLRGFKTEPGVVKGKYLFFSPEQARGEDVDARTDVWATGIVLYELLCAKLPVEGPPQTVMMKIAHGQVPAPTTLRPDLPKELNDLVMQALAPDRKRRFESSHAFGDALAGFLHAHYPRFSSLSLANLLRVLFRADLMHEGRELTVPGAFHDEAKKWGGPALTKLLDAPPPEQVQTRRLPRAAAKPPPPETTQPDAPTIPTGRSRRALYGASAVGGLAVVGASLWFLMGARAPAPVVPPQPIAQRIAVEAPTPKAEPPAQAPVEEPPEAVAAAPAEHIEEPAPAKPAHSTRKSSVRTVRATQRVQAEEPQPVPVVEEPAPPTVVAASAVQEPPPAVEESAPAPRKGVLGLLDSKRQEVQQKVTSLVKTKQQQFSGLLQSKDYDAALEAANDCAKNNPGVPECHLMLGDVHAKMNHPRESTQHYETFLKLAPADHPRRARVQEVLGKSGATN from the coding sequence ATGGAACTGCAAGCCGGAGATACCTTCGGAAGGTATGAGTTGGTGTCCTGGCTGGGCCGGGGCGGCATGGCGGAGACGTGGCGCGCGCAGCTGATGGGCGCCGCGGGCGTCACCAAGTCCGTGCTCATCAAGAAGGTCCTGCCCGAGTACGCGGACGACGAGGCCTTCATCTCCATGTTCATCAGCGAGGCGCGCATCTCCGCCACGCTGTCGCACGGCAACGTCGCGCAGGTCTTCGACTTCGGGCAGGTGGAGGACGAGTACTTCCTCGCCATGGAGTTCGTCGACGGCAAGCCGCTCGACAAGGTGCTCAAGCGCGCGCTGAAGGCAGGCCTGGGTGCGCTGCCCATTCCGGTGGCGGTCTTCATCGCGATGGAGATGTGCCGGGGGCTGCACTACGCGCATACGCGCACGGACGGCAGCGGGAAGCCCCTGGGCATCGTCCACCGGGACATCTCCCCGGACAACGTGCTCATCAGCTACGAGGGCCAGGTCAAGATCGTCGACTTCGGCATCGCCAAGGCGCAGCTGCTGCGCGGATTCAAGACGGAGCCCGGCGTGGTGAAGGGCAAGTACCTCTTCTTCTCGCCGGAGCAGGCGCGCGGCGAGGACGTGGACGCGCGCACGGACGTCTGGGCCACCGGCATCGTGCTGTACGAACTGCTGTGCGCGAAGCTTCCGGTGGAGGGGCCGCCCCAGACGGTGATGATGAAGATCGCCCACGGACAGGTCCCCGCGCCCACGACGCTGCGGCCGGACCTGCCGAAGGAGTTGAATGACCTGGTGATGCAGGCGCTGGCGCCGGACCGGAAGCGGCGCTTCGAGTCCAGCCATGCCTTCGGGGATGCGCTGGCGGGCTTCCTCCATGCCCACTACCCGCGGTTCTCCTCGCTGAGCCTCGCGAACCTGCTGCGCGTGCTGTTCCGCGCGGACCTGATGCACGAAGGCCGTGAGCTGACCGTGCCCGGCGCCTTCCACGACGAGGCGAAGAAGTGGGGCGGGCCCGCGCTCACGAAGCTGCTGGATGCCCCGCCGCCGGAGCAGGTCCAGACGCGGCGGCTCCCGCGCGCCGCCGCGAAGCCGCCGCCCCCCGAGACGACGCAGCCCGACGCGCCGACGATTCCGACGGGGCGCTCCCGCCGGGCCCTCTACGGCGCGAGCGCGGTGGGAGGCCTGGCCGTGGTGGGAGCCAGTCTGTGGTTCCTGATGGGCGCCCGCGCACCGGCGCCCGTCGTACCGCCGCAGCCCATCGCACAAAGGATCGCGGTCGAAGCGCCCACTCCGAAGGCCGAGCCGCCGGCGCAGGCTCCCGTGGAGGAACCACCGGAAGCAGTGGCGGCGGCGCCGGCGGAACACATCGAGGAGCCAGCGCCCGCGAAGCCCGCGCACTCCACCCGGAAGTCCTCCGTCCGGACCGTCCGCGCCACCCAGCGCGTCCAGGCCGAGGAGCCACAGCCGGTCCCGGTCGTCGAGGAACCCGCGCCGCCCACGGTCGTCGCGGCCAGCGCGGTCCAGGAGCCGCCTCCGGCCGTCGAGGAGAGCGCCCCCGCGCCCAGGAAGGGCGTCCTGGGCCTGCTCGACTCCAAGCGGCAGGAGGTGCAGCAGAAGGTCACCTCGCTCGTGAAGACGAAGCAGCAGCAGTTCTCCGGCCTGCTCCAGAGCAAGGACTACGACGCGGCCCTGGAAGCCGCCAATGACTGTGCGAAGAACAATCCAGGCGTGCCGGAATGCCACCTCATGCTCGGGGACGTCCACGCGAAGATGAACCATCCGCGTGAGAGCACGCAGCACTACGAGACCTTCCTGAAGCTCGCCCCCGCGGACCATCCCCGCCGGGCGCGCGTCCAGGAGGTGCTTGGGAAGAGCGGTGCCACGAATTGA